In the Streptomyces fradiae ATCC 10745 = DSM 40063 genome, one interval contains:
- a CDS encoding acyl-CoA mutase large subunit family protein: MDADAIEEGRRRWQARYDAARKRDADFTTLSGDPVEPVYGPRPGDTYDGFERIGWPGEYPFTRGLYPTGYRGRTWTIRQFAGFGNAEQTNERYKMILAAGGGGLSVAFDMPTLMGRDSDDPRSLGEVGHCGVAIDSAADMEVLFKDIPLGDVTTSMTISGPAVPVFCMYLVAAERQGVDPGVLNGTLQTDIFKEYIAQKEWLFEPEPHLRLIGDLMEHCARHIPAYKPLSVSGYHIREAGSTAAQELAYTLADGFGYVELGLSRGLDVDVFAPGLSFFFDAHVDFFEEIAKFRAARRIWARWLKEVYGARTDKAQWLRFHTQTAGVSLTAQQPYNNVVRTAVEALAAVLGGTNSLHTNALDETLALPSEQAAEIALRTQQVLMEETGVANVADPLGGSWYVEQLTDRIEADAEKIFDQIKERGLRAHPDGRHPIGPITSGILRGIEDGWFTGEIAEAAFRYQQSLEKGDKRVVGVNCHTGSVTGDLEILRVSHEVEREQVRALADRKDRRDDARVRAALDAMLAAARDGSNMIEPMLDAVRAEATLGEICDALRDEWGTYTEPAGF; encoded by the coding sequence ATGGACGCTGACGCCATCGAGGAAGGCCGCCGACGCTGGCAGGCCCGTTACGACGCCGCCCGGAAGCGCGACGCCGACTTCACCACGCTCTCCGGCGACCCCGTGGAGCCCGTCTACGGGCCCCGGCCCGGCGACACCTACGACGGCTTCGAGCGGATCGGCTGGCCCGGTGAGTACCCCTTCACCCGCGGCCTGTACCCGACCGGCTACCGCGGCCGCACCTGGACCATCCGCCAGTTCGCCGGCTTCGGCAACGCCGAGCAGACCAACGAGCGGTACAAGATGATTCTCGCGGCGGGCGGCGGCGGCCTCTCGGTCGCCTTCGACATGCCGACGCTCATGGGCCGCGACTCCGACGACCCCCGCTCCCTGGGCGAGGTCGGCCACTGCGGCGTCGCCATCGACTCCGCCGCCGACATGGAGGTCCTCTTCAAGGACATCCCGCTCGGCGACGTCACCACGTCGATGACGATCAGCGGCCCGGCCGTACCGGTCTTCTGCATGTACCTCGTCGCCGCCGAGCGCCAGGGCGTCGACCCGGGCGTCCTCAACGGCACGCTCCAGACGGACATCTTCAAGGAGTACATCGCCCAGAAGGAGTGGCTGTTCGAGCCGGAGCCCCACCTGCGCCTCATCGGCGACCTGATGGAGCACTGCGCCCGCCACATCCCGGCGTACAAGCCGCTGTCCGTCTCCGGCTACCACATCCGCGAGGCCGGCTCGACGGCCGCGCAGGAGCTGGCGTACACCCTCGCGGACGGCTTCGGCTACGTCGAGCTGGGCCTCTCCCGCGGCCTGGACGTGGACGTCTTCGCACCCGGCCTCTCCTTCTTCTTCGACGCGCACGTCGACTTCTTCGAGGAGATCGCCAAGTTCCGCGCCGCCCGCCGCATCTGGGCCCGCTGGCTGAAGGAGGTCTACGGCGCCCGGACCGACAAGGCGCAGTGGCTCCGCTTCCACACCCAGACCGCCGGCGTCTCGCTGACCGCGCAGCAGCCGTACAACAACGTCGTCCGCACGGCCGTCGAAGCCCTCGCGGCGGTCCTCGGCGGCACCAACTCGCTCCACACCAACGCCCTCGACGAGACCCTGGCGCTCCCCTCCGAGCAGGCCGCCGAGATCGCGCTGCGCACCCAGCAGGTGCTGATGGAGGAGACCGGCGTCGCCAACGTCGCCGACCCGCTGGGCGGTTCCTGGTACGTGGAGCAGCTCACCGACCGCATCGAGGCCGACGCCGAGAAGATCTTCGACCAGATCAAGGAGCGCGGCCTGCGCGCCCACCCCGACGGGCGGCACCCCATCGGCCCGATCACCTCCGGCATCCTGCGCGGCATCGAGGACGGCTGGTTCACCGGCGAGATCGCCGAGGCGGCCTTCCGCTACCAGCAGTCCCTGGAGAAGGGCGACAAGCGGGTCGTCGGCGTCAACTGCCACACCGGCTCGGTCACCGGCGACCTGGAGATCCTGCGGGTCAGCCACGAGGTCGAGCGGGAGCAGGTGCGCGCCCTCGCCGACCGCAAGGACCGCCGCGACGACGCGCGGGTCCGCGCCGCGCTCGACGCGATGCTGGCCGCCGCGCGGGACGGCTCGAACATGATCGAGCCGATGCTCGACGCCGTACGGGCCGAGGCCACGCTCGGCGAGATCTGCGACGCCCTGCGCGACGAGTGGGGCACGTACACCGAGCCCGCCGGCTTCTGA
- a CDS encoding AIM24 family protein, whose product MATFRLQGSKVLAVDLAGDTVRAKNGSMVAYEGEMAFKKMSGGGEGLRGMVTRRLTGEQMEVMEVRGQGTCFFADRASDITLLAVRGDTLHVEASNLLCSDGGLRTGTTFTGLRGGASGTGLFTTTVEGSGQVAIMSDGPAVVLRVSPSYPLSVDPGAYVAHQGNLRQSLQSGVTFRTLLGEGGGEAFQMRFEGDGLVYVQPSERNTVGGDV is encoded by the coding sequence GTGGCAACCTTCCGACTCCAAGGCAGCAAGGTCCTGGCCGTCGACCTCGCCGGCGACACGGTCCGGGCGAAGAACGGCTCGATGGTCGCGTACGAGGGCGAGATGGCCTTCAAGAAGATGAGCGGCGGGGGCGAGGGCCTGCGCGGCATGGTCACCCGGCGGCTCACCGGCGAGCAGATGGAGGTCATGGAGGTGCGGGGGCAGGGCACCTGCTTCTTCGCCGACCGGGCCTCCGACATCACGCTCCTGGCGGTGCGCGGCGACACGCTGCACGTCGAGGCGAGCAACCTGCTCTGCTCCGACGGCGGGCTGCGCACGGGCACGACGTTCACCGGGCTGCGCGGCGGCGCGTCGGGCACCGGCCTGTTCACGACGACGGTCGAGGGCTCCGGGCAGGTGGCGATCATGTCGGACGGCCCGGCGGTCGTGCTGCGCGTGTCGCCGTCGTACCCGCTGTCGGTCGACCCCGGCGCGTACGTGGCGCACCAGGGGAACCTCCGGCAGAGCCTCCAGTCGGGTGTGACGTTCCGCACGCTGCTGGGCGAGGGCGGCGGCGAGGCGTTCCAGATGCGGTTCGAGGGCGACGGCCTGGTGTACGTGCAGCCGAGCGAGCGCAACACGGTGGGAGGGGACGTCTGA
- a CDS encoding MTH1187 family thiamine-binding protein, whose amino-acid sequence MIVAFSVTPLGVGEDVGEYVAEAVRVVRESGLPNRTDAMFTSVEGEWDEVMDVVRRAVAAVEARAPRVSLVLKADIRPGVTDGLTSKVETIDRHLA is encoded by the coding sequence GTGATCGTCGCCTTCTCCGTGACGCCGCTGGGCGTGGGCGAGGACGTCGGGGAGTACGTCGCCGAGGCCGTCCGCGTCGTCCGCGAGTCCGGCCTGCCGAACCGCACGGACGCGATGTTCACCTCCGTGGAAGGCGAGTGGGACGAGGTCATGGACGTCGTCCGCCGCGCGGTCGCCGCGGTGGAGGCCCGCGCCCCGCGCGTCTCCCTGGTCCTGAAGGCCGACATCCGCCCGGGCGTCACCGACGGCCTGACCTCCAAGGTCGAGACGATCGACCGCCACCTGGCCTGA
- the pyk gene encoding pyruvate kinase, with amino-acid sequence MRRSKIVCTLGPAVDSYEQLKALIEAGMNVARFNMSHGTHTEHEERYHRLRRAAEDTGQAVGVLADLQGPKIRLETFAEGPVELVRGDEFTITTEDVPGDKSICGTTYKGLPGDVAKGDQILINDGNVELKVLEVEGARVRSIVIEGGVISDHKGINLPGAAVNVPALSEKDVEDLRFALRMGCDMVALSFVRDADDVKDVHRVMDEVGRRVPVIAKVEKPQAVANMQDVVMAFDGVMVARGDLAVEYPLEKVPMVQKRLIELCRRNAKPVIVATQMMESMITNSRPTRAEASDVANAILDGADAVMLSAESSVGAYPIETVKTMSKIVTAAEEELLSKGLQPLVPGKKPRTQGGSVARAAAEIADFLHGKALIAFTKSGDTARRLSRYRATQPILAFTTDASTRNQLTLSWGVESFVVPHVDNTDAMVDLVDAELLKLQRYNAGDTMIITAGSPPGVPGTTNMVRVHHLGSNKTA; translated from the coding sequence ATGCGCCGTTCCAAAATCGTCTGCACACTGGGCCCCGCCGTCGACTCCTACGAGCAGCTGAAAGCTCTCATCGAGGCCGGCATGAACGTGGCCCGTTTCAACATGAGCCACGGCACCCACACTGAGCACGAGGAGCGGTACCACCGCCTTCGGCGGGCCGCCGAGGACACGGGCCAGGCCGTCGGTGTCCTCGCGGACCTCCAGGGCCCGAAGATCCGCCTGGAGACCTTCGCCGAGGGCCCGGTCGAGCTGGTCCGCGGGGACGAGTTCACCATCACCACCGAGGACGTCCCCGGCGACAAGTCGATCTGCGGCACCACGTACAAGGGCCTTCCCGGCGACGTGGCCAAGGGCGACCAGATCCTCATCAACGACGGCAACGTCGAGCTGAAGGTCCTGGAGGTCGAGGGCGCGCGGGTGCGCTCCATCGTCATCGAGGGCGGGGTCATCTCCGACCACAAGGGCATCAACCTCCCCGGCGCCGCGGTGAACGTGCCGGCGCTCTCCGAGAAGGACGTCGAGGACCTGCGGTTCGCCCTGCGGATGGGCTGCGACATGGTCGCGCTCTCCTTCGTCCGGGACGCCGACGACGTCAAGGACGTCCACCGGGTGATGGACGAGGTGGGCCGCCGGGTCCCGGTCATCGCGAAGGTGGAGAAGCCGCAGGCCGTCGCCAACATGCAGGACGTCGTGATGGCGTTCGACGGCGTGATGGTGGCCCGCGGCGACCTGGCCGTCGAGTACCCGCTCGAGAAGGTCCCCATGGTGCAGAAGCGGCTCATCGAGCTGTGCCGCCGCAACGCCAAGCCGGTGATCGTCGCGACCCAGATGATGGAGTCGATGATCACCAACTCGCGCCCGACCCGCGCCGAGGCGTCCGACGTGGCGAACGCGATCCTCGACGGCGCCGACGCGGTCATGCTGTCGGCGGAGTCGTCCGTGGGCGCGTACCCGATCGAGACGGTCAAGACGATGTCGAAGATCGTGACCGCCGCGGAGGAGGAGCTGCTCTCCAAGGGCCTCCAGCCGCTCGTCCCCGGCAAGAAGCCGCGCACGCAGGGCGGTTCGGTGGCCCGCGCGGCGGCCGAGATCGCGGACTTCCTGCACGGCAAGGCCCTGATCGCCTTCACCAAGTCCGGTGACACGGCCCGCCGCCTGTCCCGCTACCGCGCGACGCAGCCGATCCTGGCGTTCACGACGGACGCGTCCACCCGCAACCAGCTCACCCTGAGCTGGGGCGTCGAGTCCTTCGTCGTCCCGCACGTGGACAACACCGACGCGATGGTCGACCTGGTCGACGCCGAGCTGCTGAAGCTCCAGCGGTACAACGCGGGCGACACCATGATCATCACGGCCGGCTCGCCGCCCGGCGTCCCCGGCACCACCAACATGGTCCGGGTCCACCACCTGGGCAGCAACAAGACGGCCTGA
- a CDS encoding DUF3817 domain-containing protein: protein MKSSVLTRYRVMAYVTAVMLLVLSTCMVFKYGFDMGEDVTFAVSQTHGVLYIIYLVFAFDLGSKARWPFGKLLWVLLSGTIPFAAFFVERKVAAEVKPLVSGAAPAPAKA from the coding sequence ATGAAATCCAGCGTGCTGACCCGCTACCGGGTGATGGCCTACGTGACCGCCGTCATGCTGCTCGTGCTCTCCACCTGCATGGTCTTCAAGTACGGGTTCGACATGGGCGAGGACGTCACCTTCGCGGTGTCCCAGACCCACGGCGTCCTCTACATCATCTACCTGGTCTTCGCCTTCGACCTGGGCTCCAAGGCCCGCTGGCCGTTCGGCAAGCTCCTGTGGGTGCTGCTGTCGGGCACGATCCCCTTCGCCGCCTTCTTCGTCGAGCGCAAGGTGGCCGCCGAGGTGAAGCCGCTGGTCAGCGGCGCCGCTCCGGCCCCCGCCAAGGCCTGA
- a CDS encoding MarR family winged helix-turn-helix transcriptional regulator gives MPKPLSLPFDPIARADELWRQRWGPVPPMAAITSIMRAHQILLAEVDAVVKPYGLTFARYEALVLLTFSKAGELPMSKIGERLMVHPTSVTNTVDRLVRSGLVAKRPNPNDGRGTLASITDKGREVVEAATADLMAMDFGLGAYDAEECGEIFAMLRPLRVAAGDFAEG, from the coding sequence GTGCCGAAGCCGCTCAGTCTCCCCTTCGACCCCATCGCCCGCGCCGACGAGCTCTGGCGGCAGCGCTGGGGCCCGGTCCCGCCGATGGCCGCGATCACCTCGATCATGCGCGCCCACCAGATCCTGCTGGCCGAGGTCGACGCCGTGGTCAAGCCGTACGGGCTGACGTTCGCGCGGTACGAGGCGCTGGTGCTGCTGACCTTCTCCAAGGCGGGCGAGCTGCCCATGTCGAAGATCGGCGAGCGGCTCATGGTCCACCCCACGTCGGTGACGAACACGGTGGACCGGCTGGTCCGCTCCGGGCTCGTGGCCAAGCGGCCGAACCCCAACGACGGGCGCGGCACGCTCGCGTCCATCACGGACAAGGGCCGCGAGGTGGTCGAGGCCGCCACGGCCGACCTGATGGCCATGGACTTCGGCCTCGGCGCGTACGACGCGGAGGAGTGCGGGGAGATCTTCGCGATGCTCCGGCCGCTGCGGGTGGCGGCGGGGGACTTCGCGGAGGGGTAG
- a CDS encoding DUF3817 domain-containing protein has protein sequence MDIKTASALHRLRLVSGPEAVSFLVLLVCSVLKRTTEFNAVPFMGAVHGFLFVVYLVFWLDAWNKAKWDLKTGVLFFALSVVPFGGFYADRKLKRAADDAVIASRARREGTVDA, from the coding sequence GTGGACATCAAGACCGCATCCGCCCTCCACCGTCTCCGGCTCGTCTCCGGCCCCGAGGCGGTCTCCTTCCTCGTGCTCCTCGTCTGCTCGGTGCTCAAGCGCACGACGGAGTTCAACGCCGTCCCCTTCATGGGCGCCGTCCACGGCTTCCTGTTCGTGGTCTACCTGGTCTTCTGGCTGGACGCCTGGAACAAGGCCAAGTGGGACCTGAAGACCGGCGTGCTGTTCTTCGCCCTGTCCGTGGTGCCCTTCGGCGGCTTCTACGCCGACCGCAAGCTGAAGCGCGCCGCCGACGACGCGGTGATCGCCTCCCGCGCCCGCCGCGAGGGGACGGTCGACGCGTGA
- a CDS encoding acetate kinase, with protein sequence MTSAHRVLVLNSGSSSLKYQLLDMRDGSRPAAGLVERIGERVSRLVHTAPDGERRERTAPMASHEAALKAVAAELAADGLGLDSPELAAIGHRVVHGGLRFTEPTVITDEVLAEIERLVPVAPLHNPANITGIRTARALRPDLPQVAVFDTAFHTTMPEYAARYAIDTETADAHRIRRYGFHGTSHAYVSREAARLLGRDPSEVNVIVLHLGNGASASAVAGGACVDTSMGLTPLEGLVMGTRSGDVDPAVTFHLRRVAGMSVDEVDELLNKRSGLVGLCGDNDMREIRRRIEEGDERAKLAFDIYVHRLKKYIGAYIAVLGRVDAVVFTAGVGENAAAVREAAVEGLEPLGLSVDAELNAVRSGEPRLISPAGARVAVAVVPTDEELEIARQTYSLVNN encoded by the coding sequence GTGACCAGCGCCCACCGTGTCCTCGTCCTCAACTCCGGTTCCTCGTCGCTGAAGTACCAGCTCCTCGACATGCGCGACGGCTCCCGCCCGGCCGCCGGGCTGGTGGAGCGGATCGGCGAGCGCGTCTCGCGCCTGGTGCACACCGCGCCGGACGGCGAGCGGCGCGAGCGGACCGCGCCGATGGCGAGCCACGAGGCGGCGCTGAAGGCGGTCGCCGCGGAGCTGGCCGCCGACGGGCTGGGGCTGGACTCGCCCGAGCTGGCGGCCATCGGCCACCGCGTCGTCCACGGCGGACTGCGCTTCACCGAGCCCACGGTGATCACGGACGAGGTGCTGGCGGAGATCGAGCGCCTCGTCCCGGTCGCGCCGCTGCACAACCCCGCGAACATCACGGGCATCCGGACGGCGCGGGCGCTGCGCCCGGACCTGCCGCAGGTGGCCGTCTTCGACACGGCGTTCCACACGACGATGCCGGAGTACGCCGCCCGGTACGCCATCGACACGGAGACCGCCGACGCCCACCGCATCCGCCGGTACGGCTTCCACGGCACCTCGCACGCGTACGTCTCGCGGGAGGCGGCGCGGCTGCTGGGCAGGGACCCGTCCGAGGTGAACGTGATCGTGCTGCACCTGGGCAACGGGGCGTCCGCCTCGGCGGTGGCCGGCGGGGCCTGCGTGGACACGTCGATGGGGCTGACCCCGCTGGAGGGACTGGTCATGGGCACCCGGTCCGGGGACGTGGACCCGGCGGTCACCTTCCACCTGCGGCGGGTGGCGGGGATGTCGGTCGACGAGGTCGACGAACTGCTGAACAAGCGGAGCGGACTCGTCGGGCTGTGCGGGGACAACGACATGCGGGAGATCCGCCGCCGAATCGAGGAGGGCGACGAGCGGGCGAAGCTCGCGTTCGACATTTACGTGCACCGGCTGAAGAAGTACATCGGGGCGTACATCGCGGTGCTCGGGCGGGTGGACGCGGTGGTGTTCACGGCGGGTGTGGGTGAGAACGCCGCCGCCGTGCGGGAAGCTGCCGTGGAGGGCCTGGAACCGCTGGGCCTCTCGGTGGACGCCGAGCTCAACGCCGTCCGGTCCGGCGAGCCCCGGCTGATCTCGCCCGCGGGCGCCCGCGTCGCGGTCGCGGTCGTCCCGACCGACGAGGAGCTGGAGATCGCACGGCAGACCTACTCGCTGGTAAACAACTGA
- a CDS encoding GNAT family N-acetyltransferase, with protein MEIREATAGDWPAVWPFFHAIVAAGETFTYPPELGAEEARGWWMPEPPNRTVVAVDAAGAVVGTAKMNRNQAGNGAHVASASYMVDPAHGGRGVGRALVEDSLRWAKAAGFRGMQFNAVVETNAHAVRLYEELGFRIVGTVPEAFRHPVLGYTGLHVMYRPL; from the coding sequence ATCGAGATCCGTGAGGCGACCGCCGGCGACTGGCCGGCGGTCTGGCCCTTCTTCCACGCCATCGTCGCCGCCGGCGAGACCTTCACCTACCCGCCGGAGCTCGGCGCCGAGGAGGCGCGGGGCTGGTGGATGCCGGAGCCGCCGAACCGCACGGTCGTCGCCGTCGACGCGGCCGGCGCGGTCGTCGGCACGGCCAAGATGAACCGCAACCAGGCCGGCAACGGCGCCCACGTCGCCAGCGCCAGCTACATGGTCGACCCGGCGCACGGCGGGCGCGGCGTCGGCCGGGCGCTCGTGGAGGACAGCCTCCGGTGGGCGAAGGCCGCCGGCTTCCGGGGCATGCAGTTCAACGCGGTCGTCGAGACCAACGCCCACGCGGTGCGGCTCTACGAGGAGCTGGGCTTCCGCATCGTCGGCACCGTCCCGGAGGCCTTCCGCCACCCGGTGCTGGGGTACACGGGGCTGCATGTGATGTACCGGCCGCTCTGA
- a CDS encoding tetratricopeptide repeat protein, protein MQPRNMSMSGVVDLAAVKAAGEAKAKAEKARAQAARQGGTGAVPPAALVIDVDEAGFERDVIQRSAEVPVVIDFWAEWCQPCKQLGPLLERLAVEYGGRILLAKVDVDANQMLMQQFGIQGIPAVFAVVAGQALPLFQGAAPEPQIRETLDQLVQVAEQRFGLTGLTVDGDAAAPGAQAEAVPAGPYDALLEAAVRALDSDDIPGAVQAYKNVLVDDPENPEAKLGLAQAELLGRVREMDPQAVRKSAADDPADVPAQLAAADLDLVGGHVEDAFGRLVDTVRRTAGDDRNAARVRLLELFEVIGQEDPRVIKARGDLARVLF, encoded by the coding sequence ATGCAGCCTAGGAACATGTCCATGAGCGGCGTCGTCGACCTCGCCGCGGTGAAGGCGGCCGGAGAGGCCAAGGCGAAGGCGGAGAAGGCGCGAGCGCAGGCGGCCCGGCAGGGTGGCACGGGTGCCGTGCCGCCGGCGGCGCTGGTGATCGATGTCGACGAGGCCGGCTTCGAGCGCGATGTCATCCAGCGCTCCGCCGAGGTGCCGGTCGTCATCGACTTCTGGGCCGAGTGGTGCCAGCCCTGCAAGCAGCTCGGACCCCTGCTGGAGCGGCTGGCCGTCGAGTACGGCGGCCGCATCCTGCTGGCGAAGGTCGACGTCGACGCCAACCAGATGCTGATGCAGCAGTTCGGGATCCAGGGCATCCCGGCGGTGTTCGCGGTGGTGGCCGGCCAGGCCCTGCCGCTCTTCCAGGGGGCGGCGCCGGAGCCGCAGATCCGCGAGACCCTCGACCAGCTCGTCCAGGTCGCCGAGCAGCGCTTCGGCCTGACGGGCCTGACCGTCGACGGCGACGCGGCGGCGCCGGGCGCGCAGGCCGAAGCGGTGCCGGCCGGCCCGTACGACGCGCTGCTGGAGGCGGCGGTGCGGGCGCTGGACTCCGACGACATCCCCGGCGCCGTCCAGGCGTACAAGAACGTCCTGGTGGACGACCCGGAGAACCCGGAGGCCAAGCTGGGCCTCGCCCAGGCCGAACTGCTCGGCCGGGTCCGCGAGATGGACCCGCAGGCGGTCCGCAAGAGCGCCGCCGACGACCCGGCGGACGTGCCGGCGCAGCTCGCCGCCGCCGACCTCGACCTCGTGGGCGGCCATGTCGAGGACGCCTTCGGGCGGCTGGTCGACACGGTGCGGCGCACGGCCGGGGACGACCGGAACGCCGCGCGGGTGCGGCTTCTGGAGCTGTTCGAGGTCATCGGCCAGGAGGACCCGAGGGTGATCAAGGCCCGCGGCGACCTGGCCCGCGTGCTGTTCTGA
- a CDS encoding DUF6230 family protein produces MQSQVRGGTRWKRFAVVMVPSVAATAAIGVGLAQGALAASFAVSGQEFKVTADHLYGEGFAQYGGVDMGYANVKEGDQLVPRPVAISTFRNATITKMCQSVVTPDVPVFGKITLRLEAGPGPAAEQKVQATNLYLDVTDLDADAEFRNIDIGVAAKDTAEGTRFGKGPAVKDRNINQNGFAQQAETATLTNVKQKAWATTAGTFKLSGLKMRLHKGDGPKVECY; encoded by the coding sequence ATGCAGTCCCAGGTTCGCGGTGGGACCAGATGGAAGCGGTTCGCCGTCGTCATGGTGCCCAGCGTGGCCGCGACGGCCGCGATCGGCGTCGGCCTGGCCCAGGGGGCGCTCGCGGCGTCGTTCGCGGTCTCCGGCCAGGAGTTCAAGGTCACGGCCGACCATCTGTACGGTGAGGGCTTCGCCCAGTACGGCGGCGTCGACATGGGCTACGCCAACGTGAAGGAAGGCGACCAGCTCGTTCCGCGCCCGGTCGCCATCTCGACCTTCAGGAACGCCACCATCACCAAGATGTGCCAGTCGGTCGTCACGCCCGACGTCCCGGTCTTCGGCAAGATCACGCTGAGGCTGGAGGCCGGTCCGGGGCCGGCGGCGGAGCAGAAGGTCCAGGCGACCAACCTGTACCTCGACGTCACCGACCTCGACGCCGACGCCGAGTTCAGGAACATCGACATCGGCGTGGCGGCGAAGGACACCGCGGAGGGCACGCGCTTCGGCAAGGGCCCGGCGGTCAAGGACCGGAACATCAACCAGAACGGCTTCGCCCAGCAGGCGGAGACGGCGACCCTCACGAACGTGAAGCAGAAGGCCTGGGCGACCACGGCCGGCACGTTCAAGCTGAGCGGTCTGAAGATGCGCCTGCACAAGGGCGACGGCCCCAAGGTCGAGTGCTACTGA
- a CDS encoding DUF6114 domain-containing protein, producing MSAVSPEQNEHFTRVLRRRFRDWRGSRPFWAGLFTLLGGIPIAYFPYATLQLGQMTLSMATTAGSGSLIIGVLLVTLGLTMWFQQAVRVFAGVAAILLALVSIPVANLGGFAVGFLMALVGGALSLSWAPGEPEAGQAAGERHRADGTPEPAGAPAYDTETTLDANGGRNSAG from the coding sequence ATGAGCGCCGTGTCGCCGGAGCAGAACGAGCACTTCACCCGCGTCCTCAGGCGGCGGTTCCGTGACTGGCGGGGCAGCCGGCCCTTCTGGGCGGGCCTGTTCACCCTGCTGGGCGGAATACCGATCGCCTACTTCCCGTACGCGACCCTCCAGCTCGGGCAGATGACCCTCTCGATGGCGACGACCGCGGGCTCCGGGTCGCTGATCATCGGCGTCCTGCTGGTCACCCTGGGCCTGACCATGTGGTTCCAGCAGGCCGTGCGGGTCTTCGCCGGGGTCGCGGCCATCCTGCTCGCCCTCGTGTCCATCCCCGTGGCCAACCTGGGCGGGTTCGCCGTCGGCTTCCTCATGGCCCTCGTCGGCGGGGCGCTCTCCCTCTCCTGGGCGCCCGGGGAGCCGGAGGCCGGGCAGGCCGCGGGGGAGCGGCACCGCGCGGACGGCACGCCGGAGCCGGCCGGCGCGCCCGCGTACGACACCGAGACGACGCTCGACGCCAACGGCGGGAGGAACAGTGCGGGGTGA
- a CDS encoding TetR/AcrR family transcriptional regulator, with product MRRRHPLSPTAGRPGRPGRPRSAAADTAILEATRAALVELGWSGLSMSDVATRAGVAKTTLYRRWPGKNELVVDAVAVLFDELELPDRGSLAADVEGVVRQFAALLERPEAKTALMAVVAESTRDEALRARIGASIVERQKRLVLEGRARAQARGELPAAPEGGPPGAGSAVDDLVFDVIAGAVVHRALVSGRPVDAEWVRRFTALLLGGLGAAGD from the coding sequence ATGCGCCGCCGCCACCCCCTTTCCCCCACCGCCGGACGGCCCGGCCGCCCCGGGCGTCCGCGCAGCGCGGCGGCGGACACCGCGATCCTGGAGGCCACCCGCGCCGCCCTGGTCGAACTCGGCTGGTCCGGGCTGTCGATGAGCGACGTGGCCACCCGCGCCGGTGTCGCCAAGACCACCCTCTACCGGCGCTGGCCCGGGAAGAACGAGCTGGTCGTGGACGCCGTCGCCGTCCTCTTCGACGAGCTGGAGCTGCCCGACCGGGGCAGTCTCGCCGCGGACGTCGAGGGCGTCGTGCGGCAGTTCGCCGCGCTCCTCGAACGGCCCGAGGCCAAGACGGCGCTGATGGCCGTCGTCGCCGAGTCGACCCGCGACGAGGCGCTGCGCGCCCGCATCGGGGCCTCCATCGTGGAGCGCCAGAAGCGCCTGGTCCTGGAGGGCCGGGCGCGCGCCCAGGCCCGCGGGGAGCTCCCGGCGGCGCCCGAGGGCGGCCCGCCGGGGGCGGGGAGCGCCGTCGACGACCTGGTCTTCGACGTGATCGCCGGCGCCGTGGTGCACCGTGCCCTGGTCAGCGGCCGGCCCGTCGACGCCGAGTGGGTCCGGCGCTTCACGGCCCTGCTCCTCGGCGGCCTCGGGGCGGCCGGCGACTGA